The genomic DNA ATATATGAATTATAAAGAAACAGTAAATGACCTTTTTTTGGAGGTTTACAATTATCATGAAGAATAAAAAAAAAGGAATAGCTTTGGTATTGATCATTGTATTTTTAGTGGCAAATTATTATTTTCATATTATAGATCGAAGTATTGGGGAAAACAGTCAAAATAATAAGGCACTACCTCTCAATACTTCTTATGAGGGGGTATCTATTTTTTATGATACACTTAAAAGTCTAGAATATTCTGTAGCAGTTCAGGGAGAAAATTTTCTAGAACATGGTTATGAAGATATTTATATTATTACTGAAGGTAAGTATGATAAAAATTTTGATATAAAAAAAGCACAAGATTGGATCAAAAATGGAGGAAAATTGATTTATCTAACAGAAGATTATAAAAAATATTCATATTCTAATATTTTAAAACAATATAAAGACAAAGCTTATTTATATCAAATCAAAAAAGGGAAATTGTTAATAGGAGATATAAATTTAATTACAAATAAAACTTTATTTAAGAATAAAGAAGGTGCCTATTTTATTTTAAATTGCATAAAAGATTTAAATGGAAATATTTATTTTAATGAATATTATAGATTTGAACAAGGAGAGTATCCATCTTTGTATAAAAATCTTCCTATACATATAAAAATAGTACTTTTTCAGATACTATTGCTTATCATAGGAGTTATTTGGTATTTAGGAAAAAGGTTTGGAAAAGCAAAAGAAATTTTAGATGAAATAGAAAGAGGAGAAAATGAATATTTATATGCAGCTGCTAATCTTTATGAAAAAGCAGGATGGACCAATGAAATTTATCATGTATTTTATAAAGAATTTGAAAATGAATATAAAAAGAATTTTAAACAATCGAGCTTACCTAGAGATTGGATAGATGTATGGAAAAAAAATCATCTTTCATGTGAAGAAGAGGCTATGAGGGTATTTCAAAATAAAAATAAAGATATAGGTATGATTTATGACCTAGATAAGATGACTCAAATGCTAATAAAAAGGAGAGAAGGGGCTTGGAAGAAATTAAAACAAAGGAATTTGTAAGAAGCATAAAAAAAGAATTAAAAAAAGTAATTGTAGAGCAAGAAGAAGTAATAGATTTAATACTTATTGCTATATTTACAAAAGGCCATGCTCTATTAGAAGGGGTCCCAGGTCTTGGAAAAACCTTATTAATAAAATCTTTAGCAAAAACTATGGGAATAGATTTTAAAAGAGTACAATTTACACCAGACTTGATGCCTTCAGATATTACAGGAGCAAGCATTTACAATACCAAAGAAAGAGAGTTTGAATTTAAAAAGGGGCCTATATTTACAAATCTTTTGCTAGGAGATGAGATCAATAGAACACCTCCTAAGACACAAGCTGGTTTACTTCAAGCTATGGAAGAAAAAATGGTAACAATGGATGGAGTAAGCTATGTATTAAAGGAGCCTTTTATTGTTTTTGCTACTCAAAATCCAATAGAATATGAAGGAACATATCCTTTGCCAGAAGCTCTTTTAGATAGATTTTTAATGAAAATATATATAGAGTACCCTTCTATAGAAGGAGAAAAAGAGATTATTAAAAGATATCATGAAGGTTTTGATAAAACATTAGAGAAGGTGTCTATTGAGTCAATTGGAGGAATACAAGATATTTTAGAATGTCAAGAAGAGGTACGAAAAGTTTTGGTTGAAGATCATTTACTTACTTATATTGTAGAAATTATTAAAGAAACAAGACAATTTCCTTTTGTAGAAATAGGAAGTAGTCCAAGAGGGGCTATTGCACTACTTGAGACATCTAAAGCAAATGCTTTATTAATGGAGCGTGATTTTTTAATCCCAGAAGATATAAAAAAAATGGCGTATCCTGTATTAAGACATAGATTGATTTTAAAACCAGAAGCTTATGTAGAAGGTATTCAAACAGAGGATGTAATCCGTGAAATTTTATCTAATGTGAAGGTTCCCCGCTAAGGGTGGTGAAAATATGTCTATTACAAGATTGTTTTTAGGATTATTAGCTTTAGGGATTTTCATTATAGGAGCAAGTATTAAAGCTCAATTATTTATAGAAAGCTTTATTTTTTATAATGGAATTTTATGCATATTGATGATTGTTGATTATTGGATGACTCCTACTAAAAATGTTTTTGAAATAGAGAGAATAGGAGATCAAAAGTTATCTTTACTAGAAGAAGAAAAGATATCCATAAAAATATACAATAAAAGCAAAAAGATAGCTCATATTCATGTATTACATGATTTTCCACAATCTTTTTTATATAAAGAGGATATAATAAAAGATTTTATTTTTCCTCATGATCAAAAGGAATTTGTATGGAATATCAAACCTAGTGAAAGAGGAGCATTTTTTCTTGAAGAAATTTACATAAGAAGAAGAGGTATATTAGGGCTTATTACAAAAGATATATTATTGAAAAATAAAGAAGAATATAAGGTATATCCTAGTCTTAAAAATTTAAAAAAATATCATATGATGCTTACAAAAGAAAATATTTTATATGGGCAAAATCATATTATAAAAAAAAGATCAGAGGGAAAAGAATTTGAAAGCTTAAGAGAATATATAAAAGGAGATGATATTCGAAAAATCAATTGGATGAAAAGTGCAAGAGAAAATAAATTGATGGTGAATCAATATGAACCTGAAAATAATAAACATATTTATATTTTATTAGATATAGGAAGGACTATGAGTTATAGAGTCAATAAATACAGCAAACTAGATTTAGCCATTAATGCTTCTGTTTTTTTATCTGATGTAGTTTGTCATAATAAAGACCAGTCAGGACTTATTGTATTTAATACAAAGGTAGATACCTATATAAAACCGTCTAAAGGGGATTATCATAGAAATCAAATATTAGAAGCACTATACCATGTGAAGGGAACAAAACTTACATCTAATTATGATGAGGTATTATTTTCTTTGAGTAAACATGAAAAAAGAAGAAGTTTAATATGTATGTTTACAGATATAGATACATTGCAAGAAGTTTACTATGTGGAAAAAGGATTAGAATATATAACAAAAAAGCATTGTGTGATTATATTTTTAGTTAAAGATGAAAAAATAGACAATATCATTAACCAAGTAGTACAAGACAAAAAAGATGCTTATCAAAAGGGAATGGCTTATGAAATGAAAAATGAAAAAAGAAAGATTATAAAAGCTTTAAATCAAAAGGGAATCATCTGTATAGAATGTGATCAAGAGGAGATTATCTATAAAGCCGTAAATGAATATATGAAAGTAAAAAATAGGGAAATGATTTAGAACTATGAAGGATCATCTATAGAAAGTAAAAAATCCTTATAAAGGATGTCTTTGTTTATAAGGATTTAAAAAGTATAGTGAAATTCCTATCAAAGTTAAGAAAGAAAAAAATAATTTGATGATAGGAGAAATAGATAATGGAGTAAAAAAACCTTCTATAATGGCTGCTATGATTAAGAATAGGATCGAACCTAATAATAGAAATACTCCTTCTTTTGCCATTTTTACTACAAAATCTAATCTTTTATATTTCCCGGGAATAAGAAGGGATTTTCCTAGAATCAAACCAGCACCGCCTGCAATAAATATGGCTGTAAGCTCTAATATACCATGAGGAAGAATCAAGGAAGCATATAAAAGAAGATCCCCTTTTAAAAATACCATACCTGTCAAAGCTCCTAACATACAGCCATTAAAGAACAATATATATATAGTACCTAATCCTAGAAATATTCCGTATACAAAAGCTACCAGACTTACTCTTATATTATTGATCATAATTTGGCTAGACATTAAAGGATAATCCCATTCCTTTGGAGAAAATGTAAAATCAATAGAATCTAATAAATCTTTAGGTAAAAAATACAAGCTAGTGGAAGAGTCATGAATGACCATAAAAAAGCTTATGAGTATGCCTAAAAGAAATATAAAAAAGCTAGACAATATAAATGGAAAATATGTATGAACTTTTTGAGGAAAGGTATGACATATAAAATTTTTAAAATCATACCAAGGATTTTTTTTCACTGTATATAAATGATGGTGTGCATTTCCTATTAAAGCATTTAAATATTTTTCAAGATTAGATTTAGGGTAAAAGGTTCGAACATAACCTAAATGATGACTCGTTGTTCTAAAAAGATATAAAAAACGTTTTATTTCATTGAAATGAATAGATGAAATATTATTTTTACCAAAGAGAGATATGAGATTTTCTAGTTCTTCCCAGTATCTTTGATTTTTTTCAATAAATATATTTTCTTTCAAAATCATCACCTCAATATTATTGTAACAAATTTCAATATGAGTAAAAAGGAGGAATTGTGATGAAGAAGATTTTTATTACTACTCCAGAGAATATAGAAATAGAATATAGACTAGCAGGAGTAGGGAGTAGAATAGTTGCAGGGTTTTTAGATTATTTGATTCAAGGAATTTTATATTTTATAATTTTTATGATTTTTTTACAAACAAATTATAAAATTGATTTTAAATCTCAAAATTCTTATTATATTGCCATTATTATGCTGATCCTTGCATTTATTAATTATGGATATTTTACTGTATCAGAAATGGTTATGGATGGAAGAACTTTAGGAAAAAAAGTATTAGGATTAAGAGCCATTAGAAAAAACGGACAGCCTATGGATATTAAACATTCTCTTGTTAGAAATTTATTAAAGATATTTGTAGACAATTATATGATAGGAATTATTATGATGTTTTTTAGAAAAGATGAATCAAGGATAGGAGATATTTTATCATCTACTATGGTCATAGAAGAAGAAAAAGAAAAGCTATATCTTATGAATTTGATTCCAGAGAATATAAAAAATAAGTTGGATAAAAAAGATGAAGAATTACTTATGATTTACTTACAAGAAAAAGATGAAGTATGGATTGATGAAAAAAAATTAGAAGATAGGATACTCAATTATTTTAAAAATAAATATGATGCTGTAGATGAAGAAGTTATTTTATTTATAGAAAAAGAGATTAGAACAATTTAACATATATTTGTATATTAGTTTTTTAGGAGGATCAATATGAAAAAAGTATTACTTCTGATCTTAATCATTATCAATATTCCTGTATATAAGTATTTATTTCATTTATTTTTTGAAAACATGAATGAGTTTAGGAATTGTATAAGATATGTTCTTACTCCTAATATTATTTCTTTGATAAGAGGGGAATATTGGAAGGATGTATGTAGAGAAAATCAATTAAGTCTCTATATCATTTGTTGTATTGTAATTGTAGCTTGTGAATATTTTTTATTGATCATATTAGCAAAAGAAGGAAATTGGAATATTGTGTTGAATTGAATCATATAAAAATGACAATAAAAAGGAGATGAAATGATTTGATTGAGACTCATTCTAATAAGAAGCTATCCAATATACATAAATATATGATCATAGGAATAGGAATACTATTTATTGGATCTGCCCTATATGATGGAGAATATCTAAAAATATTATTTGGGCTTGTTTTAATTTATGCTTCTTTTTTTGAAAAAAGTATTTTTATTGAAGAGGATGGATTATTGATTCAAATTAAAAAACTAGGAAAAGAGAGTGAAAGAAGGATAAAGTTTACAGAAATGAGTGAAATAAATATACATAGAAAAAATGATAAGGCAATGATTTTTTTTATTAAAGAAAATATAGGACATAAAGTAATTATAGATTTGTCCAATCTAGAAGAAACAATAAAACTTGCAAAAAAACAAAATAAAAAGATACAAGTGGATTATTTGTCATAGTCTGCATCTTAAGATGGAGACTATTTATTTTAAATAAATTATTGGAAATTTCAAAATAAAAGAGGTAATTCGGAAAATTTATTGAATATATATGATTAAGTGAAATATTATAAGAACATAAGGGGGAATTTGGGATGTCCAATCTTTATTACTGCAAAGAATGCAGAAAAATTGAAAAGAATGATTTAAAGTGTGGTTGTTGTAGTAGTGAAAATATGATGCCTTTGAAAGTAGGAGCCCCTGTAAATGTAATAGGTACAAAACAAAAGGGAAGAGTACTTAAAATGCAAGAGGATCAAGTAAGTTTATTAATTGTAAATGAATTAAATCAAAAAATGATTAAAGATCATCTGTATAATGAACTTCAAAAAATTTTATAATTTCCAAAAGCCAGAGAACATACTCTGGCTTTTTAATCTTTTAGAAAATTATATAAATGAAATGAAAGAATTGCCCTTAGGCTATGAGTAATTCTGAAAGGAATATGAGAATTTTTTGAAATTCAATTAGGAATGAAGTCATGATACAACCCTTCTTTAGAATATTTATAAAAAAAGGGGGAGTATGATGAAAATCATTTTAAATAAAAATGAAGATGAGGAGAAAACAGAGTTAGCAATGCTTTTGACAAAAATGTTTATGAATCAGATAGAATACAAAGATATGAATCAAGAGATGGTATACAATAAAATCCTTAAAAAATTAAAAGAGAAAAAATATTTATCTTAAAAGAAGTAAATTTATTTTTGCTTCTTTTTTATTTCGTTTCAATATATTATTATTGTTTTTCGATAAAAATATATTGAAAAACATTTCTTAACATGATAATATAATATTGAAAAATATAAGGGAGGTTGTTTATGTGAAATATTATGGAAAAAGTTCTTTAGCAAGTTATTTAAAAATAATGCTTAACATTTTAATGATTATTGGTGTTTTCATATTTGTTTATCTTGTAAAAAATATGATTACTTCTAATGATTTGAATCTAAATATGTTTCAAAAAAGTTTTATATTTATTTTATTTATATCTGGAAGTATTTCTTTGATGATGATTCTTTTTCATTTAAGAAAGATCGTACATTCTTTAATAGATGTAAATCCTTTTATTATGGAAAATGCAATTCGATTAAAATACATATCTATAGAATGCTTTATTATTACAACTTGTTATTTGTTGAATTTTTTTATTAGTCCAAAGTATACAGAATTTAATTTGATTACCATTGATATAAAAGGAGTACATACAGATATGGAATTTTTTATTTTTTTCTTTGCAGGATGTTTTTTATTGATTTTATCTAAAGTTTTTCAACAAGCGGTAGAGGTAAAAGAAGAAAATGATTTTACTATTTAAAGGAGGAGCATGATGAGTATTATTGTAAATTTAGATGTTGTGATGGCAAAGAGAAAAATTTCTTTATCTGAGCTAGCAGAAAGAGTGGGAATTACCAATGCCAATTTATCTATACTCAAAAATAATAAAGCTAAGGCTATTCGATTTACTACTTTAGAGGCTATATGTAAAGAATTAGATTGTCAGCCTGGGGATTTATTAGAATATGTAAAAGAGTAGAGGAGGGATATTGTGGATCATAAAATGACTTTCATAGAAAAAAGGTTATATATGGAATCGAAAAAAGAAGAATGTAGACAAGAAAAAATAAGCATGGATCAAGAAAAGAGTATCAATGAGAAATTAAGATTAATCTGTACAGCTTTTATGATGGCTATATTGTCTAGATATTTTTTTAGTGGAGAAGCATTTGGGATTTCTGTATTTCTTTTTAGTATGTGTATGATGGGAATGAGTATATGGGCTTTATCTAAAAAGGTGGATATAAAAAATACCTTTAGTTATGTTTTTGTTATAGCTGCTATCTTGTTATCTATGAGTTTTTCTATATTTAATAATGAAGTATTAAGAGGGATGAATATTATTGTAATACCACTATTGATTACAACTTATATATATATGATTAACTATGGGTATAAAGAGATTTCAATAGATTTTTTTGAAAAAATATTATATAGAATATCTAAAGAATCTTGTGGTGCTATCAATCGATTTTTTCCTTTTACAAAAGAAATTTTGTATTCTAAAAAATTTTCTAAAATGAATTCTAATCAAAGAAATATATTACATGGACTGGTCATTGCAGTTCCTCTTTTATTGGTGATCATAGGGCTTTTAGCATCGGCAGATATGGTATTTGCTTATTATATAGAAAATATGTGGAAAATATTAGGTAAGTTTAATATATGGAATGGTATAAGGCATATGATATGGGTTATGATCATAACGCTATATTTATTTGGATTTTTGTGGAGTTTTCAGTATAAAGAAACGTTAAAAGAACAAAAAAAGAAAGAGGAAATGATTGCATGGGAACCAGTTACTATTATAACAGTAATTTTTGCGATTTGTATTATATATGGGCTGTTTAGTATGATCCAATTTTCTTATTTGTATGGAGGGCATACTCCGAAAGGACTTAGTTATTCAGCTTACGCAAGAAAAGGATTTTTTGAGCTGATTTATGTTACATTGCTTAATTTTTTAATATTGATATTTAGTATGAAATTTAATAAAAAAGGAAGTCAAAAACTTAATAAAGTATTAAATACATCTTATACTTTATTGATTGCATTTACTTTTAATATGCTTTTTTCTGCTAGCTATAAAATGTTTTTATATGAAAAGGAATTTGGATTTACAAGACTTAGGATTTTTGTACAAGCATTTATGATTTTTTTAGGAATTCTTTTTTTTGTTGTTTTCATTGGAATATGGGTTCAAAGGGTACCTATTTTTAAAACAGGAGTGATTGCAGTTTTAAGCGTTTATATTCTTCTAAATTACATAAACGTAGATAAAATAGTGGCTAAGTATAATATTGAAAGATATGAAAATAAACACAAAATTGATATGAATTATTTAAAGAGTTTGTCTTATGATGCCACAGAAGAAATACTAAGATTATATGATGTAGGAGATGAAGAGATAAAAAAAGAAGTAAGAGAATATGAAAAAAAGATCGTAAAAGAAGTAAAAGATTCTTATGATTGTTGGTATGAATATAATTATTATAAAAGTAAAATAGTAAATGAATAGCTAAAAGGAGTAGAGAAGTCTACTCCTTTTTCTGTTAATAAATAACGAGTTATGTATAGTTGGCAGATGGGACAGTATATGACTCATAAAAATGGATAGATAAGGGGTAGATCTTTACCTGATACATATTTAGAAAGATTATATGTAAATTGAAGAGATGTATAGAAATTGGTAAACTATACATTACATTACTTTTATTTCTATATAATCAAGGGGGACTTTCATGAAATTAAAAAAGATGATATGTATTATTTTTTGTATACTATATGCTTTTATATTTACTGCATGCTATAGTAATGAAAATAATCATAAGAAAGAAGATCATAAGGCTTATGATTACAATCAACAAGGGATGAAGCTTATGGAAGAGGGGAAAGCAAAGGAAGCTATTGAATATTTCAATAAATCTCTAAATAGTCTTAGTTGGTATGAAGAGGATTTTGGAAAGCTTTCTACAACTTTAGAAAAATCCAAAGACTTATTTGATTCTCCATTAAATAATTTAAGTTGGGCTTATAACGAATTAAAAGAATATGAGAAAAGTTTAGAATATATTAATTTAGCTCTTAAAGCTTTGCCGAATAGTGAGGAAGAATATATTAATAAAGGAAATGCATTGTTTGGACTTAATCAATATGAAGAAGCATTGAAAAGTTATAAAGAAGCATTAAAAAAGAATTCTAATAGCAAATATGCATACTATGGAATAGGAGAAATAGATTTTGAGAAAAAAAAATATAAAGAGGCTCTAAAATCATTTAATAAGTATCTTGAACATGAGAATACAGATATAGATGCAGCTAGATATAAAGTTTATTGTCTTTTGAATTTAGAACAAAAGAATGAAGCTTTAAATTATGCAAATGAATGGATTAAAGGAAATAAAGAGGATTATAAATCTTATGAGTTAAAAGAAATTGTATTGCAATGGGTTGGAGAATATGAGGAGATTAAAAATTTTTATGAACAAAATGCGAAGAAGTTTTCTAAGAATTTAAGTGCACAAATGAAGTTAGGACGATTTTATTATGATGCCCAACAATATAATAGATCTTTAGAATATTTTTTAAATCTTTTGAATAGGTATCCTGAGCATATAGATGTATACATATGGGTAATGGATAATTATAGTGCTTTAGGAAAATATGATAAAGCTTTAGAATATAGTAATAAAGCTTTAAAAATAGATGATCAATCGGATGTTTTATATAATGAAATTGGAAATATATACATAGATCAAACAAAGTATATGGAATCTATTCAATATTTTGATCAAGCCATGAAAAAAAACAAAAATAATCAAGATGCATATATAAATAAATTATATGCACTCTATACTGGGAAAAGATATTCAAAATGTATTTCGTTTGGAAGACGGGCAGAGTCTAAATTTAGATATGTCTATAATATTCCTTGGTTTATAGGTGAATCTTATTTAGAATTAGGTCAGTATAAAGAAGCTATTGAAGAATATAAAAAATCCCTAAAGTTAAAACCCAAAAATGATGAAGTGTTATCTAAAATTGCATATGCTTATTTATTACTAGAAGATTATAAAAGTAGTAAAGAATATGTCAATAAAAGTTTAAATATCAATTCAGAAAATTATACGGCGTTATATGTAAAGGAGGCTTTAAAGGAAAAAGAAGTATCTCTTGGCATGCAGATAAAAGAATTCTTTGATGATCAGTACTTATATAAGGATTCATTACAAAGTGTAAATCATAATATATTAACAAAATTAGATCAAAAGAATATTTCAGGAAAAGAAATATCTCAAGTCATATCCAAAGCAAAACTACAAGATGATCCATTTACATTTGTAATATATGGGAAAGATTATGATGCTTTGATGAAAACAAGGGATATGGATATAGAATACAAAAAATATAATAAAGATGTATATTATTTGAGAATTAAAAATTTTAGTATGAATACAGGAAATAAAGTTATAGAAATTTTAGATAATATAGAAGACACAAAAGATAAGAATTTGATTATAGACTTAAGAGAAAATTATGGTGGAGATACAAAGAGTGCCAACAATATTTTAGATGCATTATTGCCAGAATGTGTAACAAGTACTTTAATTTATAGAGATGGCTATACTTATAATTATTATTCAGATGCATCACAAATTCTGTTTAAAAAAATATATATTTTTGTAGATGAAAACTCTGCTAGTGCATCAGAATTATTAACATTAGGACTTAAAACATATTTAAAAAATGTAATTGTTGTAGGAAGGAATACCTTTGGAAAAGGGGTAGGACAACATGTTTTTGAAGATAAAAAAAATAAAATCATGTTTTTTGCTGTAAGTCATTATTGGAATGTAAGACAAAAAAATATTATGAATCAGTATATTACTCCAGATATTTATGTAAAAGAAAAAGATATAAAGGATTTTTTAAGAGGGGCAAAAATAAACTAAGATAAATCTTTTTTGAATAAATGTGTTAAATCTGGTAGAATTTACGGTGAAGGTTCGTCCAATATATGATTGATACAATATACCTTTTGAATATGTTTAAGGGGGAGAGGTTATGAATAAGATTGCATTTATAGGTGGCTTGCTCATAGATGGAAATGGAGAAAAGCCTATAAAAGATTCATTAGTTTTAATTGAGGATAAAAGAATTCAATATGCAGGACCTATGATAGATATGGATGATGAATATAAAAAAATAGATATTACTGAAAAAACTATTATGCCAGGACTTATTGATACCCATCTTCATTTTAGTGGGAATAGAACAGATGATGATACAGAATGGGTATTAGAGCCTGTAATACAAAAGACTATTGTTGCTGTAGCTCAGGCGTATGAAGCATTAGAACATGGCCTGACCTCTGTAGGTGAAATATCTAGATCTGGGATACATATTCGAAATATGATAGAAGAGGGAATTATAAAAGGACCTCGTGTAGTTGCAACAGGACTTGGATTTTGTAGAACATCAGGTCATGGGGATTCTCATAAGTTACCATTAGAGTATAATAATGATTCTCATCCTTGGGCAGAAAGAGTAGATGGTCCTTGGGATTTAAGAAAAGCAATAAGAAAAAGATTGCGTGAAAATCCTGATGCCATTAAAATTTGGTCAACAGGTGGAGGAATATGGAGACATGATAAAAAAGCGGACTCTCATTATTGCATGGAGGAAATTCAAGCAGTTGTAGATGAGTGCAATATGGTTTCACTTCCTGTATGGTCTCACGCAGAAGGATATGAAGGAGCATTAAATTCTTGTAAGGCAGGAGTATCTGCTATTATTCATGGACAAGAATTAAATGAAGAATGCTTAGAAATTATGAAAGAAAAAGATATTACATTTTGTCCAACTTTGCAATTTTTTTATGAATGGTTTCGTGTGTATGAACCACCTTATAGACCTATTCATGATCAATATCCTGGTGAAACTACAGCAGAAAAGGAATTAAATCGCATTATTAGTAATTTACAAAATGCAAAAGAAAAAGGAATACGAATTACAGTAGGATCAGATTCTTTTTGTAGCAGCTTAACTCCTTATGGGAAATATGCTATTACAGAAATGTATGCTTTGCATAAAGCAGGATTTACAGAGATGGAAACCATTGTTGCTGCTACAAAAAATGGTGCTCAGATGCTTAAAATAGATGACATAACAGGAACTTTAGAAAAAGGAAAATTTGCAGATTTATTAGTTCTAACAGAAAATCCATTAGAAGAGATCCATCATATTTGTACTGAAAAGATGGAAGTGATTATGAAAGAAGGTCAATTTGTAAAAAAACATATATAAATATGGAAAGTTTTACTGCTTTTATTTATGGGAATAAATCCATTATCTATGCCATATGAAATAAGAGGAGATGATATTATGAATCCATTCTTAAATATATGGCATAGATTTTCTTTTATATTGTTAGTAGTTCTTATTTTAGGAGGAATAATAAATAGGTATATTTCATTAGGGGCTGTATTTTGTATGATTATACCAATTTTATCTTCTGCTACTGTAGGCAGTAGATTATGGTGTAGAAAAATTTGCCCTAGAGGGAGTTTGTATGAAAGAATAGCTCCTATTAGTAGAAAAAGGC from Inediibacterium massiliense includes the following:
- a CDS encoding RDD family protein yields the protein MKKIFITTPENIEIEYRLAGVGSRIVAGFLDYLIQGILYFIIFMIFLQTNYKIDFKSQNSYYIAIIMLILAFINYGYFTVSEMVMDGRTLGKKVLGLRAIRKNGQPMDIKHSLVRNLLKIFVDNYMIGIIMMFFRKDESRIGDILSSTMVIEEEKEKLYLMNLIPENIKNKLDKKDEELLMIYLQEKDEVWIDEKKLEDRILNYFKNKYDAVDEEVILFIEKEIRTI
- a CDS encoding DUF2975 domain-containing protein, translating into MKYYGKSSLASYLKIMLNILMIIGVFIFVYLVKNMITSNDLNLNMFQKSFIFILFISGSISLMMILFHLRKIVHSLIDVNPFIMENAIRLKYISIECFIITTCYLLNFFISPKYTEFNLITIDIKGVHTDMEFFIFFFAGCFLLILSKVFQQAVEVKEENDFTI
- a CDS encoding DUF58 domain-containing protein; this translates as MSITRLFLGLLALGIFIIGASIKAQLFIESFIFYNGILCILMIVDYWMTPTKNVFEIERIGDQKLSLLEEEKISIKIYNKSKKIAHIHVLHDFPQSFLYKEDIIKDFIFPHDQKEFVWNIKPSERGAFFLEEIYIRRRGILGLITKDILLKNKEEYKVYPSLKNLKKYHMMLTKENILYGQNHIIKKRSEGKEFESLREYIKGDDIRKINWMKSARENKLMVNQYEPENNKHIYILLDIGRTMSYRVNKYSKLDLAINASVFLSDVVCHNKDQSGLIVFNTKVDTYIKPSKGDYHRNQILEALYHVKGTKLTSNYDEVLFSLSKHEKRRSLICMFTDIDTLQEVYYVEKGLEYITKKHCVIIFLVKDEKIDNIINQVVQDKKDAYQKGMAYEMKNEKRKIIKALNQKGIICIECDQEEIIYKAVNEYMKVKNREMI
- a CDS encoding helix-turn-helix domain-containing protein, with amino-acid sequence MSIIVNLDVVMAKRKISLSELAERVGITNANLSILKNNKAKAIRFTTLEAICKELDCQPGDLLEYVKE
- a CDS encoding DUF4153 domain-containing protein, with the protein product MDHKMTFIEKRLYMESKKEECRQEKISMDQEKSINEKLRLICTAFMMAILSRYFFSGEAFGISVFLFSMCMMGMSIWALSKKVDIKNTFSYVFVIAAILLSMSFSIFNNEVLRGMNIIVIPLLITTYIYMINYGYKEISIDFFEKILYRISKESCGAINRFFPFTKEILYSKKFSKMNSNQRNILHGLVIAVPLLLVIIGLLASADMVFAYYIENMWKILGKFNIWNGIRHMIWVMIITLYLFGFLWSFQYKETLKEQKKKEEMIAWEPVTIITVIFAICIIYGLFSMIQFSYLYGGHTPKGLSYSAYARKGFFELIYVTLLNFLILIFSMKFNKKGSQKLNKVLNTSYTLLIAFTFNMLFSASYKMFLYEKEFGFTRLRIFVQAFMIFLGILFFVVFIGIWVQRVPIFKTGVIAVLSVYILLNYINVDKIVAKYNIERYENKHKIDMNYLKSLSYDATEEILRLYDVGDEEIKKEVREYEKKIVKEVKDSYDCWYEYNYYKSKIVNE
- a CDS encoding AAA family ATPase, which codes for MEEIKTKEFVRSIKKELKKVIVEQEEVIDLILIAIFTKGHALLEGVPGLGKTLLIKSLAKTMGIDFKRVQFTPDLMPSDITGASIYNTKEREFEFKKGPIFTNLLLGDEINRTPPKTQAGLLQAMEEKMVTMDGVSYVLKEPFIVFATQNPIEYEGTYPLPEALLDRFLMKIYIEYPSIEGEKEIIKRYHEGFDKTLEKVSIESIGGIQDILECQEEVRKVLVEDHLLTYIVEIIKETRQFPFVEIGSSPRGAIALLETSKANALLMERDFLIPEDIKKMAYPVLRHRLILKPEAYVEGIQTEDVIREILSNVKVPR
- a CDS encoding stage II sporulation protein M, with the protein product MKENIFIEKNQRYWEELENLISLFGKNNISSIHFNEIKRFLYLFRTTSHHLGYVRTFYPKSNLEKYLNALIGNAHHHLYTVKKNPWYDFKNFICHTFPQKVHTYFPFILSSFFIFLLGILISFFMVIHDSSTSLYFLPKDLLDSIDFTFSPKEWDYPLMSSQIMINNIRVSLVAFVYGIFLGLGTIYILFFNGCMLGALTGMVFLKGDLLLYASLILPHGILELTAIFIAGGAGLILGKSLLIPGKYKRLDFVVKMAKEGVFLLLGSILFLIIAAIIEGFFTPLSISPIIKLFFSFLTLIGISLYFLNPYKQRHPL